In the Arthrobacter sp. CDRTa11 genome, GCTTCGTCTGGAACAGCACAGTGGACGACGTCATCGGAGAAACCAAGGTCACTGGCCTCAAGATCAAGAACCTCCTGGACGGTTCCGTTTCAGACCTCGAAGTGACTGGGGTGTTTGTGGCGATCGGAAACGATCCGCGGACTGAACTGGTCAAGGACATCCTGGAAATCACTCCGGCTGGCACCATCGCTGTGGAGGGCCGCAGTTCCAAGACCAGCCTTCCCGGCGTCTTCGCAGCCGGTGATGTAGTTGACCCCACCTACCGCCAGGCCATCACCGCCTCCGGCTCGGGGTGCGTTGCCGCCATCGACGTAGAACACTACCTCGCAGACCTTCACGCATAATTCGCGTAAACCGACCTTCGAAGAGAGAGACAAGGCTATGAGCAACGCTAAAGACGTAACGGATGCAAGTTTCGGCAGTGATGTACTGTCGGCTGACAAGCCGGTCATCGTGGACTTTTGGGCAGAATGGTGTGGCCCCTGCCGCAAACTGGGACCCATCCTCGACGAGATTTCGGTTGAGTACGGCGAAAAGGTCAATGTAGTCAAGGTGAACGTGGACGACAATCCCGCCATCGCCGCAGAGTACGGCATCACATCAATTCCCGCCGTTTACCTTTTCCAGGACGGCCAGGTGAAGAGCACTGTGATCGGAGCCAAGCCCAAGCAGTTCTTCGAGAAGGAATTCGCAGACGTCCTGTCCTAGGGACCTCTGGTCTAACTGAAGTAGCTTTCTGGTGCCGGCTCTAGTCGCCGGAACCATCAAAGGCCCACCGCCCCTAGGCGGTGGGCCTTTTTTGCTATTGCGGACAGTCCTGCTGCCCGCTGGCCCAAGGCCAAACCAAACTCTGTTGTTTTGTCTTCACCTTGGATGCTCTCTGCCGTAGGCAATCACACGCAGGGCTGCGCTAGGAAATTCGAGCTGTGATAGACAACTTTGGTCGGTTTCGACCTGAGCATCAATGCTCCTGGCGCCGCCAGTTTCGAAGGGGAGCGCATGCCTGGCTACGACCCAGACCAGGTGCAGCCGCTGAAGCACTTCTGATTCTGTGTAAGTGGCGTTTCCCATTAACAAGAGAAGTGCACCTGAAATGCGCTATTCGCAATGACACTCCTTCTGACCCACCGAAACAAGAAGAATGTCAGAGCAGTACGCATGTTTCACGTGAAACACACGAGCTTACCGCTTGGAGGCCCCCAAACTCGGTTACGAGGGAAAGGGAGGCGGGCTGCCAGGTGACGACGTAGCGGACCACCGTCAATAATGTTTCACGTGAAACGTGCATACCCTCGCTACACGCTCGCAGGGTGTGTCTCAAGGAGAACGCAAAGTTTTTTGGATGCCGCTTGAAAGAGTCTGCGCTTCGAGACCTTGTTCAGGGATCCCTTGGGTCATGCGATGGTGAGGGGTGAAATCGAGAAGTACGAGTCCGGAGGGAGCAGGGGCGACTCAACAATGGCAAAAATCATCGATCGGCAACGAACGTCCAAAAGAGAACAAACGTACTTCTTCCCCTGGCCAACTTCTTCGTGATCTATTTTTGATACCACCTCACCAGCATCTCTTTATACTCCTCATCAAATAGGCTTTCTGCCTTAAACCTCCCTGGCCAGTCAGACACCCAAAACCCACTGATTTGATTGGAAAACCAACCGATTCTCGCTCCCTACCCAACCTAGATTGCTGACAGGGAGATGGTGTCGCCATAGACCGATTCCTGTCGGCCCCAGCTTAAACGGCTTCGAGTTGAACGCTGGACGATACCCAAAAAGAGCGCCGTCACCGTTCTCTTCGGACTTCCGTTGTGAAAGCCACGACCATCGATTCACCCGATAGGTGATGAGACGCACCGCATACAGGGCAAGCATTCGTTCGGATAGTCATCCGTAACGCCCATCGAGACTAAGTATGCTCTTAGAAAAAGCCAGCAATACACGCCGGGCTCGCACTCAAGAGTGCATCCAAACCCGATCCGAGCAAGACTTCCACTTGAGACGGCTTCATTGAAAACTCCCCCTCGAAAACGAGCTGGGGGGAAACGGCGCCACTCACCACTAGGCGTCAAGCGCTAGTAGACAGGGGCGGCAATAATCACGCACCATGTTTCACGTGAAACATGAGGTTCTAACGGAAGGACCACTGAAAGTGCGCGGCTACGGCAACTTGACGAGGGTGGTTCTCAGGGTCAGTGCGATGATCAGCACGAAAGATCATGAAACCGGCAGTCCCATCAGTACCCCCCAATTAGGGCAACCAACAGAGAGTTCCAATGGTGCAAATGGAACGATTGCGCGGTTCAGCTGCTGATCAGTTGACTTCTACGGACTCACATCGTGCTTGTTGGTCATAATCGCCAACGCCAAAAATGGAACCACGAATCATTCTTCAACCCTCAAAGTGTGTGTCACCCTCAGTCGAACATGGAAGCGTTCCTTGCGAAGATACCTGAGAGTTCCAAGCCCAATTGCTGAACCGCTCAGAGAGCTCGAATCGGACAGAGAGCTCGAATCAGACCGCATGAAGCTACTGAAGGGCAGTTGCCAATAGACCGCGAGATCGGCCACGTATGGATGTGACGAAATGATCTGCTCGCCGATAGGCTACGACTCAATCTCTCTGCCCGTCCGTGCCCTCGACGAGTAGGGCCACTCACAGCAAGAGCGTCTACCGATGCTAATGGGAAATCCTGCGACCCAGCAACCCACCCAAGAAGGCCTCCCTACATTGCCCGTTACGGTGGCTACACCGACAACGCAGGACTCCATCGACGCTCTAAGGATGTCGGCAAGGCAAGCGGTGCCAATTCCTGCTGCCACAACGAACAAGCGGACTCTATTTGTTGAAGCCAGGTGCTCAGTCGTGAGCACCTGCTGCGGCCTGTCCGCTGATAGCGCCCGTGTGCATCCTTGTGCGGAACGCAGTGCTCTCCTCACTCACAGGTATCACCGCTCCTCTGGAGCCGCACCTAGATAGCCGCCACTATTGCCATCTGGCCTTTGACGGGAGAAGGGACCCCAGGCCCGCTTTCAACAAGTGCAGGATCTGGAGCAAATCCCGTCCCCTTACTGGTTCAAGAATCTTGGATGGGTGTGAGCGCCGGACACCACCGCTTTCACTGCCGCTCAGGGTCGAGAGTCAAGGTCAAGGGCCGAATCTGTGCCCGCCTAAAGCAGGAACGCGACGGGCAGGTCCGCATCTCCCGGTCGACAAATGCGTCGTTGTTGTTAGGACCCTAGGATGAGCCCTCCGCTGTAGAGTTTTCCCTGCTTCGTTTCACGTGAAACAGGAGCGGATTTGTTTCACGTGAAACAATGAACACGCCGGAACAGACCCCTGGTCATCCCCAGATGGTCGGCCCTGGGCCCAGGGCAGGCGTCTCCGGATCTAGAGAAGGAACCTTTGTGCTGAACCGTAAGGGACTAGCGCACACAATCGTTGGTCTCCGGTGACTACTCCTGCTGGGCTGAACAGCAGGGGATACCCAACAACATTCTTCCCGCCGGCCCACAGCATCGAGCTCAACAGAGAACGGCGGGCTACTTCGCTGCAAGGCCCTCCGCACGGTTCGGTACCTTCCTGCCTCTGGCACTCGCTGCAGCCTTCCATCTTGGCACCGCCATCAAAGCTGAACCGCGCTCCCACGAATGTCGGTGGAGCCGACTAATAGACGCAGGCCCCTACGGAAATTGGGACTCCGCTAATACGGCCAGACTGCGGATGGTGCGCCGCAGACCAGCCGTTCCAGCTCCGTGGAGGCTTGGTGATCTGACGCGCACCGCACAGACTACGCCTCTCAAGGGAGCACACGTGCCTAACTGCATTGCACGGCCGGCCGACTTGCGGGGGTTATCCCCAGATCTTATGCACACCTTTATCCACAGGCTTACCCACAGGCTCCCCATGTCATTTGGGAAACGCCAGGGTGTCACCTCGATCACCTACTTCGGACGACGTCACTGAGTTCATGCAGAGGTGCGATAACTTCGAGTGCCACCTATGGCTCTATGAGCTTTTACGTGATGAAAAACACGACAAAATCGCTCGGGACCGGGGATTACTTATCCCTTCGAAGGCCCTGACGTGTCCCCGCGACCTGTTTCACGTGAAACATAAGTACTAGTTCGTTGGCCCACCAACGCCCTGGACGAGTCAGCACTGATTCTTGCCGCACAAGTGCAGACGACCCGGCCCAACTGCACACTCTTATCCCCAAAGTTATCCACAGCGATATCCACCGGGCTTTCCACTGCTTTATCCACCGCTTCGCCCCCAGCCGAAGCCGAGGCTTAGGAGTAAACCTCTGAATCAAATTCGAGTCCTGGCTCCCTTGGACACAGCTCCATCGCGACTGTTCAGCGTGAGGCCGATGACCGTTTCGAAGAAAGTGTGCGCCCACTACCGATCTCCACCACACCATCCTGAGCGCAACTCGATCATGAACTTGGCCACAGCCTGACCACATAGACCCGCCACTGACGCTCCGGAAACACGCACATCCGTAAAGGCGCACCTTGCTGGCGACAGGAGCAGGGCAGCCTGCCAACGACAGGGCTGACTATAGAAATCGATGATTGATCGAGTGGCGAGGGTCGCCGACAGCCGACGTAGTCATCACATGTCATGACTTCTGCATGTAGGGGAGTCCTCTGTTCGAGCGTCTCCAGCGTTCTTGCCCTTGGATGCCTGATCGCCGCGGCTGGGCCAAACCAGACCCATGTGCCCACAAGCGTCGAGCCTACGTCTATACGGGCTAGACACTGTAGGAGGACGCTTGAAACTGGGTGACCAACCGGCGAAGCCCAAAGCTCGAGTAGTAATTTGGATAGGGCAGTGGGCACAGCTTCTTGAGCTATAGAGTTCCGGACACGCGTCACTGGATCTCACCCAACGTGTTGCACGGCGGACAAGCGCCAACCAATCACTGCAAACCTATGAATCGTCTGATGCTGATGTCTTGAGTGATCAGCTGTGTATGCGCCGCGTAAACACGGCGTCGCGTATGTGTCGGACTAGCGGGCAGTACGTGGCCAGAGGCGAGTTGTGCCCGGGCTTCAAGGCTGGTCAGAGGCTCCCGAGCAGGGCGTACCCGGTTTCCCTGGACGCCTCTGCAAGCTGCCCTCCAAGGAAACGCTACGGACGAGGGAATACCTGCGGCTGATTATGCGGATACCCTGGTGATTATCTGGCTCTTTCCATTTGCTTGACGGCGACGTGGGGGATGAGCAGCCTCAGGTGCTCGGACATCAGCAACGTGAGGGGCGAGCACATGGGCCTACCGACAAGTGCTCCTCTCCCGAACCGGAAACATTCAATCCGTCCGATCTTTTCAAAACATCAATGGGCTGGCGCACTTGTTTATACGGCCGCCGTACACCGGCGAATTAGCGAATGCCCACACCTCAAAACATCTTGTTGCCACCCCCGCGTCGGCTTCAGATTGTTTGCCAAAGACCTGGATACCTCGGCGGATGCGACCTCCTCCACATGGATTCGCCATACTTCCCCTTCCACATGGAACCTCTGATGATTGCCCTTAGATTGCACGCCGCAGGCTCGCCCTCCCATGGTTGTGCCACCTAACTACTTTCAGCCAGGAGGACCTACTTTCAGCCAGGGGGACCAAGGCAAGCTGCTGAACTTCGTGGGGGACATCAAGCTGTACCGAACCACGATCAATGGGCAAGGGT is a window encoding:
- the trxA gene encoding thioredoxin yields the protein MSNAKDVTDASFGSDVLSADKPVIVDFWAEWCGPCRKLGPILDEISVEYGEKVNVVKVNVDDNPAIAAEYGITSIPAVYLFQDGQVKSTVIGAKPKQFFEKEFADVLS